The following proteins are encoded in a genomic region of Cryptococcus neoformans var. neoformans JEC21 chromosome 2 sequence:
- a CDS encoding vacuole organization and biogenesis-related protein, putative, translating into MAAIPPPTATWDTIQDVFYRKDEIYSMGWKVSDLSDYIVTSARNSGPIAMIRDERKIMLLGKHPPGKPKIYVYTSSGILLNTFTWDLTPPILLHFTSQNLIVLSDEGLYRVYDLSNSGEYKQHTLGSDVAEMGLVDAQAWEDGMIVLTGELEYLQVSGWSGGRVIRLSPSGLGELPMSWSLLSPDKSPTGHAQVLFSTSSTIITLDALERIDQRVSRGPFSHIRVSPNGRFLALITVFGSLWVVSSDFSRNLSEVDIGELSDSAGLPEKVEWCGDNAVVLGWGGKVVVVGPAGDSLKYYYSPSAHLIGELDGLRVISATSCDFIQKVPDSSLAVFRPGSTHPASILYDALDNFERKSPKADESIRSIRPELADAVDTCIQAAGREIEVTWQRKLLKAAQFGRAFMDLYNPSEFVEMAQTLKVLNAVRYFEVGIPITYDQYITSSPSYLISHLISRNLHLFALRISQHLSLRPDPVLKHWATAKITRSNKGVDPSDRGVADDEQVCEAIVEKFEKEGERGVSYAEIAKKAWEAGRTRLATMLLDHEPQAAEQVPLLLQMKQDKIALTKAIDSGDTDLVYQVLLHLRSTLTPGDFFHVLDDSISPNLKPAVNLLQVYARQADRQLLRNFYYQDDRRTESACLEMEEAGQSQDVNDRIEHLKVAAKRFGESKERVFEAKMVEDAQRLLILQEAYERELAHKFKFTGLSVDEFIHKLLIEGFGKRAERVRADWKVPDRRWWWVKLKALAEVKDWDGLEAFAKSKKSPIGYEPFVTHLLSLKPSQPKHAATFVSRCDAKSRADLYVRCGEWGKAAEVARERGDRAKLEQLRRMAPNGFAQRDVDEVIQRSGK; encoded by the exons ATGGCCGCTATACCGCCACCAACAGCGAC CTGGGACACGATCCAGGATGTATTCTATCGCAAGGATGAGATATATTCCATGGGATGGAAAGTATCAGACCTTTCAGACTACATAGTTACTTCAGCTAGAAACAGTGGTCCTATCG CCATGATCAGAGATGAGCGCAAGATCATGCTTCTAGGGAAACATCCACCAGGAAAACCCAAGATTTACGTCTACACCTCCTCAGGAATCCTATTGAATACTTTTACATGGGACCTTACTCCACCCATCTTACTCCACTTCACCTCTCAGAACCTCATTGTGCTTTCGGACGAAGGCTTATATCGTGTGTACGATTTGTCGAATTCAGGCGAATACAAGCAACATACGTTGGGAAGTGACGTTGCAGAAATGGGTCTAGTAGATGCGCAAGCGTGGGAAGATGGTATGATTGTTTTGACTGGCGAACTGGAGTACCTGCAAGTCAGCGGCTGGTCAGGCGGTCGGGTTATCCGTTTATCTCCAAGTG GTCTAGGCGAATTACCAATGTCTTGGTCCCTTCTATCGCCCGACAAATCTCCAACCGGTCATGCTCAAGTACTCTTCTCAACATCCTCTACAATAATAACCCTCGACGCTCTCGAACGCATCGACCAGCGCGTCTCTCGCGGTCCATTCTCACATATCCGAGTGTCACCCAATGGTCGATTCCTCGCTCTTATCACCGTGTTTGGGTCTTTATGGGTTGTCTCGTCCGACTTTAGTCGTAATTTATCGGAAGTCGATATCGGCGAGTTGAGCGACAGTGCTGGGTTACCTGAAAAAGTAGAATGGTGTGGTGATAATGCAGTAGTCCTTGGATGGGGCGGGAAAGTGGTCGTTGTCGGCCCTGCAGGTGATTCTCTCAA GTACTATTACTCTCCATCGGCCCACCTTATTGGGGAGCTTGATGGACTTAGGGTAATCTCAGCAACATCTTGCGACTTTATCCAAAAAGTACCAG ATTCCTCCCTCGCTGTGTTTAGACCTGGCTCAACTCATCCTGCCTCTATCCTCTACGATGCTCTCGATAATTTTGAGCGCAAATCACCAAAAGCAGATGAGAGTATACGCAGTATAAGGCCAGAGCTGGCAGATGCTGTTGATACCTGTATTCAAGCGGCTGGGAGGGAGATTGAAGTCACCTGGCAGAGGAAGTTGTTGAAG GCTGCTCAATTTGGACGAGCATTCATGGATCTGTACAACCCTAGCGAGTTTGTGGAGATGGCGCAAACGTTGAAGGTGTTGAATGCGGTCAGGTATTTTGAAGTAGGCATCCCTATCACTTATGACCA GTATATAACATCATCCCCCTCGTACCTTATCTCCCATCTTATCTCTCgcaacctccacctttttGCCCTACGCATTTCTCAACACCTCTCCCTTCGCCCAGACCCGGTTCTGAAACACTGGGCCACAGCAAAAATCACTCGCTCCAACAAAGGCGTTGACCCCTCCGACCGTGGCGTTGCAGATGACGAACAAGTCTGCGAAGCCATTGTCGAGAAATTCgaaaaggaaggcgagAGGGGAGTGAGTTACGCGGAGATTGCGAAGAAGGCATGGGAAGCGGGAAGAACAAGGTTGGCTACAATGCTGTTGGATCATGAGCCCCAAGCCGCGGAGCAGGTTCCATTGTTGTTGCAGATGAAGCAAGATAAGATTGCGTTGACTAAAGCTATCGATTCTGGGGATACTGATCTTG TCTACCAAGTTCTCCTTCACCTACGCTCAACGCTCACCCCGGGCGACTTCTTCCACGTTCTTGATGACTCAATCTCTCCCAATCTCAAGCCTGCTGTCAACCTTTTACAAGTGTACGCCCGCCAAGCCGACCGCCAACTGTTGCGTAACTTTTACTACCAGGATGACAGACGAACAGAGAGTGCTTGTttggaaatggaagaagctggacaGAGCCAGGATGTAAATGACAGGATTGAACATCTCAAGGTCGCTGCCAAGAGGTTTGGGGAAAGTAAAGAGCGGGTGTTTGAGGCTAAA ATGGTTGAAGATGCTCAACGCCTTCTTATCCTCCAGGAAGCCTATGAACGGGAGCTTGCCCATAAGTTCAAATTCACAGGCTTGTCTGTCGATGAATTCATACATAAACTTCTTATTGAAGGGTTCGGGAAACGTGCAGAGCGGGTGAGGGCGGACTGGAAGGTGCCGGATaggcggtggtggtgggtcAAGCTGAAGGCATTGGCAGAAGTCAAGGATTGGGATGGTTTGGAGGCTTTTGcaaagtcgaagaagagcccGATAGGGTATGAGCCGTTTGTG ACACATCTTTTGTCCCTCAAGCCATCTCAACCTAAGCATGCTGCCACATTCGTTTCTCGATGTGACGCCAAAAGCCGGGCAGATTTGTATGTGCGATGTGGAGAGTGGGGGAAAGCAGCGGAGGTcgcaagagaaagaggggatCGAGCGAAGCTTGA ACAACTACGTAGAATGGCCCCTAATGGGTTTGCCCAGAGAGACGTAGATGAAGTGATACAGCGATCAGGGAAATGA
- a CDS encoding cysteine-type endopeptidase, putative, with protein sequence MPPRVATTRASSAAPKAPTRATVRSRTQAPTTTTDELADGINKLAISKPEPKVRVTRTQPSTSKAVPSKSAKPTIRRPATTTAEKGKEKATLEDSLPWACSTASERLRPVERAMQAMQATNASIKALGESENSGYRYGSSKGSSGGNEWTDEKVVRLVDTCLVAFRVLRELDGQDVIGDKGVEVERTCQGVVSKCLNMGMVHKAMEALVEARPGLLRLYKGSKVEDPPATAAKLPTTSRATGPSRSTARAASKTTTTSSRSTPATSVAKSSKSSLKSEQPTISVPSKWLELAWFPAPMEGTEMAEPVKNLLFMAMVSAWVGLITTSKGSEEVLVMMPTSSASAKLNPLTIALTLPLTSITPLLYSLYRAIDILNLPPASSLNLRYRQIALYALSMTISSSPQSRNSPTRLWEATHRAISVYVHTQHSNENLSEVAEVISNLIDWVEKMVEKRAENVKDWQSGKGWLELMEMWIALGRRLNDADIIDKALSLMTSSTSISTLPSAGLSSGESVRSAIKGSPEVEVARIRGNLAKASVMFDKILSGQSPPTPNQQRIDALSLEDINVLGQAVNRLPNDEESKVLIDRVVRAWERVRRGCVKIIDRYGIEESCKVLVGEVERWSRAALDFVETVADRIEINPSFADYLITGIIDTVCFLSQRYLSSSSILLSRGYDLYRRVKSSTKIVDQIDWLRALSIAASNVGGRMFSQARMEEAVHLANLSCEWAVEVVKLGKAGDLDEEGDKKLQQFSEGLAKRWEFLASCYQRHGQKEQVFVAYIQCLAYQPPSLLSNLALAASQSISKIFEPFADFKNSLLRLSAFILYDPMLCIDFGLSLMKEMTTNSYKPHEVGAIGEKIMDTLEDGAWKEEVARIVLDLGEGLLDVYGAAYPIRRLRVVARMMRIIVSSGQRMSRFDYLIQDADHLFAETNLGHDTSLGMYKKEHYAYTLILRALKAYHFEGDPTPAVLDNHKRSMEALREVLIPSSTSQEIKDEARKRQPLGRTTTTRAVTTGDAPARPIRGTKRTVSEPQKKAAGKATAGVTAAPGLVFDDLKKLTGLLGALASLLALLGQTLAQIETLRLIRAFQRGRDELIDDYVRRSSQLATEYFKLGKVSRAGNIFSQTYKTVSESKVLVDSGVKVELLLRWSCYLAGTGNIVNAREAYAEAQELNSDLESTKSKSHLLHVQVMNRCDTLERAAWSRTAFGAINAAQDNATGAIIHLSAAFRLWTRASDAICRIAEKQSSPNASILDAEDPFLVVPNPKRPKDADEPAKDESGPTPPQAAHFSGKHLHNLQWHVAHGLLDVTFELASAYAARGSVRDAEYFLKVAGLVSETIKSGGMGARVGAREAELLFRLRKLEAVGTKLESAAGLLCAEEGPEIVDLMRIQGDLYTGQGMIEEAGQMFQSTSSEIAGLDSVFAAAEALLPTPKKSSGLISSNISGRSAKTLSKSTGGKEPLLPATLAHVMRQHAWLLREAGSKEECMQLLAKVKNLPSTTQIKAEEFLLQGRIALHEAIQQFKTDLFMSSLTESAVTMPMGIPEKKIKDRQSARLSIQAFLTRAEDAFLSALDLVAAGGKVEGIRQACLALALLKAFQTSLGQGSESVTSAAASTLASSSSITLHRELLHAIETKFIDIDHGDIDWPSFDPPVTGKPNGDDVDLSDDLDDHDGKLRSYWQMIKSKYESKHILAADAISLEDVPANWAVITINVSDDRNTMFISRHQNGYEPIVFCLPVDRQGRREGDDDIWTFDAAVEELETIVKASNEGARRAKHITTSEGKAEWWAERRALDKRMEELCVNLEFVWLGAFKTILSPRNRFSKADLSDFSDSLDKIFGAALSGGRNSKAKKCATKPHLDDALLESFASLSSKCKEEEVEDLVYFILDVYQFHGVPVALSELDIDQIALDVKGALEKVETKQNNTSNALGEEHIFLALDKNVQSFPWESIPILRGRPTSRIPSLSFLLDQVAMGNHLRPSLTQSVVATDNHLDIKRTVNSRRTFYILNPSGDLARTETHFKPWIDEMVEKAGWKGIVGRPPTEMEMRAALRDYDLVLYFGHGGAEQYISSQKIRSLPQCATTMLWGCSSGHLKDQGDFDRTGTAWHYMVAGCPSLVGNLWDVTDRDIDRISEHVLKHGLHLDAAHQPQSRSRTNTLLPLSELSTVQAVNKARNECKLKYLNGAAPVVYGLPVYLH encoded by the exons ATGCCGCCACGAGTAGCAACGACAAGGGCATCCTCGGCTGCTCCTAAAGCACCAACCCGTGCGACTGTCCGCTCTAGGACTCAAGctccgacgacgacgacagATGAGCTTGCGGACGGGATAAACAAGCTCGCAATATCAAAGCCTGAACCCAAGGTTCGCGTGACGAGGACACAGCCTTCAACATCCAAGGCAGTCCCCTCCAAGTCGGCAAAACCTACAATCAGAAGACCTGCGACAACAACTgcagagaaaggaaaagagaaagcgACACTGGAAGACTCGCTGCCATGGGCCTGTTCGACAGCCAGTGAGAGGCTCCGTCCCGTCGAACGCGCCATGCAGGCGATGCAAGCCACTAACGCATCTATTAAAGCCCTTGGTGAATCTGAGAACTCTGGCTATCGTTATGGCTCATCCAAGGGGTCCAGCGGGGGGAACGAATGGACGGATGAGAAGGTGGTTAGGTTGGTGGATACTTGCCTAGTGGCATTCAGGGTCTTGAGGGAGCTGGATGGACAAGACGTGATTGGGGATAAAGGCGTAGAAGTTGAACGGACTTGTCAGGGTGTGGTGAGCAAGTGTCTGAATATGGGAATG GTTCATAAAGCTATGGAAGCGCTCGTCGAGGCTAGGCCTGGTCTACTGAGGCTGTATAAGGGTTCGAAGGTTGAAGACCCTCCAGCTACTGCGGCCAAGCTGCCCACTACCTCTAGAGCTACTGGTCCTTCAAGGTCGACTGCACGCGCTGCAAGCAaaaccaccaccacctcatCGCGCTCAACTCCCGCCACATCAGTCGCCAAATCCTCCAAATCATCCCTGAAGAGTGAACAGCCAACGATTTCGGTACCTAGCAAATGGTTAGAATTAGCATGGTTCCCGGCGCCCATGGAAGGCACAGAGATGGCAGAGCCGGTGAAGAACCTGCTATTTATGGCAATGGTATCGGCATGGGTAGGACTCATCACTACTAGCAAAGGCTCTGAAGAAGTCCTGGTGATGATGCCAACATCGTCTGCTTCAGCCAAGCTCAATCCTCTTACCATCGCTCTTACACTTCCCCTCACTTCCATCACCCCGCTTCTATACAGCCTTTATCGAGCCATTGACATTCTCAACCTCCCGCCAGCCTCATCTTTGAACCTTCGTTATCGCCAAATTGCTCTATACGCTCTATCAATGACTatatcctcatctccccaATCGAGAAACTCTCCCACCCGTTTGTGGGAAGCTACCCATCGAGCTATTTCAGTATATGTCCACACTCAACACTCCAACGAGAATTTGTCAGAGGTAGCGGAAGTCATCAGTAACCTCATTGATTGGGTTGAGAAAATGGTGGAAAAGCGAGCAGAAAATGTTAAAGACTGGCAAAGTGGTAAAGGATGGTTAGAATTGATGGAGATGTGGATCGCGCTCGGTAGACGGCTCAATGATGCcgatatcatcgacaaGGCATTATCGCTCATGACCTCCTCGACTTCAATATCTACACTACCTTCAGCCGGGCTTTCATCTGGCGAATCTGTCCGTTCGGCCATCAAGGGATCACCCGAAGTAGAAGTAGCCAGGATAAGGGGTAATCTTGCCAAAGCCAGTGTTATGTTCGACAAGATCTTATCTGGTCAATCACCGCCAACTCCAAACCAACAGCGCATCGATGCCCTTTCTCTTGAAGATATCAATGTCCTTGGACAAGCCGTTAATAGGTTACCGAACGATGAAGAATCTAAAGTTCTCATTGATCGAGTCGTGCGAGCCTGGGAAAGGGTTAGGCGAGGGTGTGTCAAGATTATCGATCGCTACGGTATAGAAGAGAGCTGTAAGGTGCTTGTAGGCGAGGTCGAAAGATGGTCTAGGGCAGCACTAGACTTTGTAGAAACCGTTGCTGACCGAATTGAAATT AATCCCTCTTTTGCAGACTATCTCATTACGGGTATAATTGATACCGTCTGCTTTCTTTCTCAGCGATatctttcatcttcgtccatCCTGCTTTCTCGTGGCTATGATCTCTACAGACGCGTCAAGAGTTCAACCAAAATCGTTGACCAAATTGATTGGCTTAGAGCTTTGTCAATAGCAGCGTCCAACGTCGGCGGAAGAATGTTCTCCCAAGCAAGAATGGAGGAAGCCGTACATTTGGCTAACTTAAGCTGCGAATGGGCTGTTGAGGTTGTGAAACTTGGGAAAGCCGGAGATTTGGACGAAGAGGGAGACAAAAAATTACAACAATTTAGCGAGGGATTGGCAAAGAGATGGGAGTTTTTAGCAAGCTGTTACCAGAGACACGGGCAAAAAGAACAGGTCTTTGTGGCTTACATCCAATGCCTTGCTTATCAACCGCCTTCTCTCCTGTCAAACCTCGCTCTTGCAGCGTCTCAATCTATTTCGAAAATTTTTGAGCCCTTCGCGGACTTCAAAAATTCCCTACTTCGACTTTCTGCTTTCATCCTCTACGATCCGATGCTTTGTATTGATTTCGGTCTCTCAttaatgaaggagatgacTACGAACAGTTATAAACCTCATGAAGTAGGAGCCATCGGAGAGAAAATAATGGACACTCTCGAAGATGGGGcgtggaaagaagaagtagcTCGCATTGTCTTGGACTTAGGAGAAGGCTTGTTGGATGTGTATGGCGCAGCGTATCCTATAAGAAGACTTAG GGTCGTTGCGAGAATGATGCGAATTATCGTTTCGTCTGGTCAACGAATGTCTAGGTTTGATTATTTGATCCAAGATGCGGATCATCTCTTCGCTGAAACCAACCTCGGTCATGACACTTCTCTTGGAATGTACAAAAAAGAACATTACGCATATACTCTTATCCTCCGCGCTCTGAAAGCCTATCATTTCGAGGGAGACCCTACACCAGCAGTGCTTGATAATCATAAACGCTCGATGGAAGCTTTACGCGAGGTGctcatcccttcttctactTCTCAAGAGATCAAGGACGAAGCTAGGAAGAGACAGCCGCTTGGTAGGACTACCACTACAAGAGCGGTTACTACTGGAGATGCGCCCGCAAGGCCCATTAGAGGAACCAAGAGAACTGTGTCTGAGCCACAAAAAAAGGCTGCTGGGAAGGCTACGGCGGGCGTGACGGCTGCGCCTGGACTAGTGTTTGATGATCTAAAGAAGTTGACAGGACTATTAG GCGCACTTGCGTCTctgcttgctcttcttggcCAAACTCTGGCTCAGATCGAGACTCTGAGGCTTATTCGTGCCTTCCAAAGAGGTCGAGACGAGCTGATCGACG ACTATGTTCGCCGTTCATCCCAGCTTGCCACTGAGTACTTCAAGCTCGGCAAGGTCTCTCGAGCTGGAAACATTTTTTCTCAGACGTATAAGACAGTTTCAGAGAGCAAAGTGCTGGTAGATAGTGGTGTCAAAGTGGAGCTCCTGTTGAGATGGAGCTGTTACTTGGCGGGTACCGGGAACATTGTCAATGC GCGAGAGGCATATGCCGAGGCCCAAGAGCTTAACAGTGACCTTGAATCTACCAAAAGCAAGTCGCATCTGCTCCACGTACAGGTCATGAATCGCTGCGACACGTTAGAACGAGCTGCTTGGTCGAGGACAGCCTTTGGTGCTATCAACGCTGCACAG GATAACGCTACGggcgccatcatccaccttTCTGCAGCCTTCCGTCTCTGGACTCGTGCATCAGACGCTATCTGCCGTATAGCCGAGAAACAATCATCGCCCAATGCCTCCATATTAGACGCCGAAGATCCCTTCCTTGTCGTACCTAATCCTAAACGACCCAAAGATGCAGACGAGCCTGCTAAGGACGAAAGTGGTCCCACTCCTCCTCAAGCCGCCCACTTCAGTGGAAAGCACCTGCATAACCTACAATGGCATGTTGCTCATGGTCTTTTGGACGTGACATTTGAGTTGGCTTCAGCTTATGCCGCAAGAGGATCAGTAAGGGATGCTGAATATTTCTTGAAAGTAGCTGGATTGGTCAGTGAGACGATCAAGAGCGGAGGCATGGGTGCAAGGGTAGGGGCTAGAGAAGCCGAGTTGCTCTTTAGACTAAGAAAGCTGGAAGCGGTTGGGACTAAACTGGAGAGTGCTGCCGGGCTGTTGTGTGCT gaggaaggaccTGAAATTGTTGATCTCATGAGAATTCAGGGTGACCTATATACTGGACAAGGGATGATCGAAGAAGCTGGACAGATGTTCCAAAGTACATCAAGTGAGATCGCAGGGCTTGATTCTGTATTTGCGGCTGCTGAGGCCCTGTTACCTAC TCCCAAAAAGAGCTCAGGGCTCATCTCGTCGAACATAAGTGGCAGGTCTGCCAAAACTTTGAGTAAGAGTACTGGTGGTAAGGAGCCTTTGTTGCCAGCGACTTTGGCCCATGTCATGAGACAGCATG CATGGCTTTTGAGGGAAGCAGGCTCGAAAGAGGAATGCATGCAGCTACTTGCCAAGGTAAAAAACTTACCTTCTACCACCCAGATCAAG GCCGAAGAATTTTTGCTTCAAGGTCGCATCGCTTTACATGAAGCCATCCAACAGTTTAAAACTGACCTCTTCATGAGCTCTTTGACTGAATCAG CTGTGACTATGCCAATGGGCATTcctgaaaagaagatcaaAGATCGCCAGTCTGCTAGGCTCAGTATCCAAGCTTTCTTGACTCGTGCTGAGGATGCTTTCTTGTCCGCGTTGGACCTAGTAGCGGCTGGGGGTAAAGTAGAAGGCATCAGACAGGCTTGTCTTGCTCTGGCTTTGTTAAAGGCTTTTCAGACATCATTAGGCCAAGGTTCAGAGAGTGTCACATCTGCCGCTGCAAGTACACTTG CTTCCAGTTCGTCTATCACGTTACATCGTGAGCTGCTGCATGCCATTGAAACTAAATTTATCGATATCGATCATGGCGATATTGATTGGCCATCATTTGACCCTCCAGTTACTGGCAAGCCCAATGGCGACGATGTGGATCTTTCTGACGACCTTGATGACCATGATGGCAAGCTTCGATCGTACTGGCAAATGATTAAATCTAAGTACGAATCCAAGCATATATTAGCAGCCGACGCCATTTCTCTCGAAGACGTCCCAGCCAACTGGGCGGTAATCACTATCAACGTGTCAGACGATCGAAATACTATGTTTATTTCACGCCACCAGAATGGCTATGAGCCCATCGTATTCTGTCTCCCAGTGGATCGACAAGggcgaagagaaggagacgaTGATATATGGACCTTTGATGCTGCTGTCGAAGAGCTAGAGACTATTGTCAAGGCCAGTAACGAAGGTGCTAGAAGAGCCAAGCATATCACTACTTCAGAAGGAAAGGCGGAATGGTGGGCTGAGAGGAGAGCTTTGGAtaagaggatggaagagctgtGTGTAAACCTTGAGTTTGTATGGCTCGGTGCTTTTAAG ACCATTTTGAGCCCCAGGAACAGGTTCAGCAAAGCAGATTTATCAGATTTTAGTGATAGTCTTGACAAAATCTTTGGGGCTGCTCTCTCGGGCGGGCGAAATTcaaaggcgaagaagtgTGCTACAAAGCCCCATCTGGATGACGCTTTACTCGAATCATTTGCCAGTCTTTCAAGCAAGtgcaaagaagaagaggtagaGGATTTAGTGTACTTCATTTTAGACGTGTATCAATTTCACGGTGTTCCTGTTGCTCTGTCAGAGCTGGATATTGACCAA ATTGCCCTGGATGTAAAAGGCGCCTTAGAGAAGGTGGAAACGAAGCAAAACAATACCTCAAATGCTTTAGGAGAAGAACATatcttccttgctcttgACAAGAATGttcaatcttttccttggGAGTCAATTCCAATCCTTCGGGGGCGCCCAACTAGCCGtattccatctctttccttcctccttgatcAAGTCGCAATGGGTAATCATCTCCGACCATCTCTTACTCAGAGCGTCGTAGCTACAGACAATCATCTTGACATTAAGCGTACTGTCAACTCTCGAAGAACTTTCTACATTTTGAACCCTAGTGGTGATCTCGCGAGAACTGAAACGCATTTCAAACCATGGATTGATGAGATGGTAGAAAAGGCCGGTTGGAAAGGAATTGTCGGCAGACCCCCCACAGAGATGGAAATGCGAGCAGCGCTAAGGGATTATGACCTCGTCTT ATACTTTGGGCATGGAGGTGCAGAACAGTACATCAGTTCTCAAAAAATCAGATCGCTTCCTCAATGTGCAACGACCATGCTGTGGGGTTGTTCCTCTGGGCATTTGAAGGATCAGGGTGATTTCGATAGAACAGGTACAGCTTGGCATTACATGGTGGCTGGGTG TCCGTCTTTGGTTGGTAACCTCTGGGATGTCACTGACCGGGACATCGACAGAATTTCAGAGCATGTTCTCAAGCATGGCTTGCACCTAGATGCTGCTCACCAGCCTCAATCACGATCCCGTACCAACACGCTACTTCCTCTGTCAGAACTGTCGACGGTGCAAGCTGTCAACAAGGCGAGGAATGAGTGCAAACTGAAGTATCTCAATGGTGCGGCGCCGGTTGTTTACGGTTTGCCGGTGTATTTGCATTAG
- a CDS encoding DNA-directed RNA polymerases i, ii, and iii 8.3 kda polypeptide, putative, whose translation MIIPVRCFSCGKVIGNLWDSYLELLAAGVDEGEAMDKLQLKRYCCRRMVLTHVDLIEKLLMYNPLARDR comes from the exons ATG ATTATTCCCGTCCGTTGCTTCTCCTGCGGTAAGGTCATCGGTAACCTTTGGGACAGCTACCTTGAGCTCCTCGCCGCCGGTGTTGATGAGGG TGAGGCGATGGACAAGTTGCAATT GAAGCGATATTGCTGTCGACGAATGGTCCTCACCCACG TGGATCTTATTGAAAAGTTGCTGATGTACAACC CTCTCGCACGGGATCGATAG